aGTTATCATTTCAACTCAACTCAACTCCAAACATAGAAACAAATAAAGATATTACGCAAACACGTGAAAGAGATGGTAAGAAACAAATAAGGGATAAGGACAGATTAAAGAATAAAACACCAGCTTTTCAACCAATccaaaaaatagagaaacagTGATGCCCGGCGACCCTCTCCATCTTCAAATTTGGGGGAACTTGAGAGCTGCATGGGCATTTGGAGTGGCAGAGAAGAGAGGCGGAGAGTATGAATCACCCAATCTGGTGACATGAGAAGCACAACCAGTATGAATCAGATATGGTGACATAAGATTATAAGTCTTGAGAAGGGAAGAAGAGGATATACTATGCTTGATAGTTTCAGATATGGCTTGTGTATTTACTTTGAGCGGCTGATGTGTGCAGTGGTAGAGTGAAATAAACCAATGGGCTTAAACCCAATCAATCTTCTTAAGAAAATATAAGCACCTTAGTGGTCTTAATCCAAGGGGCCCAAGATATCCAATAAGCTAAACttattttaatctttttttttacatcggaaagataaattgcacccgtcaggGATTGATCCCTAGACCTCCCTCACCCAACCTACATGTgtcctagctcttaccacttgagctatcattcggggacggACTTATTTTAATCTGATTAACTTATTTTaacttcttttcaaaaaaaaaaactttttttaacTTACCATTTAAATAAAGAGATACACATTATCTATTATAAATACTATAAATcaacaaataatttataaaattatttagtcACAAATTATGTAAATGTAAACGATATactatataaatatatgagtGATTAACTTACACCCACTAAGAatttagaaggagtaagttaacaaGCTACATCTTTTACTTATGGACAAAAAAACCAAActgttcaattttaaaaaaactaacATGTGTAGGTATAATCGTAAATTGGTCTTTCACTCTTGAAACTGCAACTTGCATGATCAGGTAATGCTCCTTCTTCTCCCTCCCCTTCTTCCCTGGTTAAGCCTTTCTATGAACTTCCTCGTATGTTGTTGAAAAATCATGTTAGAGTTATGGATTCATCcttttttgttttatattaaatatcaaTTAGTAATTAGAATCAAACTGAGCTTTGAATTTAAGGCATGTACTTGCTCCAGGTATTGAAATTGAGATCATGATTAGCCAAAAATATATTCGTACTGCAAGTTGGCCATCAAAGCTTTAAAGTTCAGACCATGAAATTGTGGATAGAAATTGAGCTTTAAAAGGTGCAGGTCGAATAAGCATGAATCAATTTTGTCATTGCGTTGTGATTCTAGTAGTGCAGATGCTGGACGATGATGCGCAGAAAACGTGTTTTTGGTATTTTGGAATTAGGGGAGGTTGCAGTTTATGGAACAAGAAAAAAAGTGAAAGACCAATTTACAATTATACCCACACAtgttagttattttaaaattaaacagtttgatttttttttccataagtAAAGGGGTAGCTTGTAAACTTactcattatatatatatatatatatatatatatatatatatatgggtttgttaacttactcccactagATTTTGTGAAAGAGTAAGTTAATAAGCAACATCTTTTAATTTGGACAAAAAAACCAGATTTTCTCTTCTTAAAAATAGTTTGAGTGATAGgtatttatgtaattttaattttatcaatttttaaaatttaagtttttCGCTCTCctcattcatcatcttctttctccttaACCTTCTCTGtgagttagttttttttttaaaaaaaaacctctgtgagttgtagtttttttttttatttttttttaggtaagTCAAAATTGATATATAAGGGAGTACTATGGGTACTCCAACCATTTACAAAAAGGATAGAAGTTAGTAAAGCACCAACTACTAAATAAATCAGCAAGAGGAGAAAGCTCACGCAGGAGCAAACCAAAATCCGACACAAAAGATACTAACAGAAGTTCCCCACTAAATAAGTAAACAAATTGAAAAGTCCCAATGGTAGTCCTTATGTTAATAGCTCCACAGAATCTGCAATAGGAATAGCCAGGAAGATACAGGAGCGAAAGTAAGGATAGCTTTGCTGCATAGCTTTTGTGTAAGATAGTGCATCCAGATAGATAATATATAAATCAGAATATGTCACACTGATTTACAGGGCAGCAATAAGAAGAGCTGGTTGCACTTGCCATTCATAGAGTGAGCAATGGAAATCCTTTTTCCTTCCTCTGAGCCAGCTCCATGATCTAAATTGGATCCCATCCAGCACCTTATCAATGTCCAATTGATCATTCCTGAAGATGCTACCATTCCTGAGGTTCCATAATGCCCAAATTATCGCAGTCCAGACCACCCAAGCACATTGTTTTTGTGAATTAGACCTCCATGGATAAATATGCTGCAGGAAATGTTCTTTCCCATCCTTTGGAAGAACCGTATAAAATCCAAACCACTTATAACAGGCCATCCAAACATTCCATGATAGAGGGCAAGAGAAGAGGAGATGAGATGAGGTTTCCTCTTGTGACACACAAAATGGACAACGTAAGTCAGATTGTGAGGGAATCGCTTGTCTCTTCCTCAGATTGTCTCGTGTTTGGATTCTGTCATGGAACATCTTCCATGTGAAGGCTAAAACATTTGAGGGGGAGGGAACATACCATAAGCTCTTAAAAACATCACCACCAGTATTGGTACTCAGAGCAAGCAAACTGGCATAGGCAGAGTGAACCGTATAGATTCCCTCTGGGTTGGGAAGCCAGATCCATTTATCTGAAGTGTTCGCGGATGGGACAAATACTTGCAGAATATTCAATAGTTGATTGAAAAGCTCCACCTCAAAGTCTCTTAAGGCTCTTCTCCAAGTAAAGTGCCAGCTCCAAGTTCCAATTTGCCAAGATCCCATCTCTTTGATGGAGTGCTCCTTTTGTGTTGACAGAGAATACAGCCTTGGAAATCTTTCACTCAGTTTCAGATTATTAAGCCACACATCCGACCAAAAGAAAGTGTCATCACCTTGTTCTACTTTCCTACGCAATTGATCCTCAAACCACGAATCATTCCCTTGTGGGAAGCACATGATTTTCAGATCTTGCCACCACGAAGAAGCTTTAGATACATTTGGGCCCTTATACTTTGCACAAAGTACCTTATGCCACAAGCTGTCTTTCTCAGTCAAATACCTCCATCTCCATTTTCCTAATAGTGCTTTATTGAATCGTCCCCAATCCTTGATTCCCAAGCCTCCCTCTTCCTTAGATTTGCAATTTTTTTCCCAACTTATCCAAGctattttattattatcttcTCCTCCACCCCACAGAAATCTTCTCAAGATTTTATGACAAGTGTTAATTACAATCACCGGTGCCTTAAAGAATGATAGGAAAAATAATGGGAGTGATGATAGAACACTCTTTATCAGACAAATCCTTCCTCCAAAAGATAGCACTTTGTTCTTCCAAGAAGCTAATCTCTTCTTTATCCTTGATATCACCGGATCCCAAAAAGCCACCCTTCTTGGATTTCCTCCAACCGGTAACCCAAGGTATTTAAAGGGAAGGCCCTCGATCCTACAATGTAGTGTATTAGCAAAGCCTCTCAGAATCTGATTCCCAACTGCAATCCCAATCAATTTGCTCTTAAAAAAATTGACCTTCAGACCAGAAGCCAATTCAAAGCATCTTAAAACACATTTTAAGGTTAGAATATTATGTGGTGTTGCATCCCCAATAAAGAGTGTGTCATCTGCAAACTGTACCATTGAGACCTCCACTTCTTGATTCATACCCAACCTGAATCCTGTGAATTTATTGAGGTGAACCGCCCTCTTGAGAAGGCCATTTAAGCCTTCCGCAACCAATAGAAAGAGAAAAGGTGCTAACGGATCTCCTTGTCGTAATCCCTTCCACATTTTGAATTCCGGTCCAGGGCTACCATTAACCAAAACAGAGACTGAATTGGATTCCAAGCAACCTCTTATCCAGTTGATCCACCGGCTACAAAAATTCATCCTTTGTAACATATAGAAGAGAAAATCCCATCGTACTGAGTCATACGCCTTCTCATAGTCCACCTTGAAAATAACTGttggttttcttttcttctttgctTCATCAACAACTTCATTGACAATCAAAACACTGTCCAACATATTCCTCCCTCCAAGAAAAGCAAATTGATTCAAATCAATCAACTTAGGCAGCACTAATTTCAATCTTTTTGATAGAATCTTGGAGACAATTTTATAGATGCTTCCCACAAGAGAGATTGGTCTAAACTCATTGAGATCCACAGGAGATTCCGTCTTTGGAACCAAAGCTATGAATGAAGCATTGCTCCCTTTTGGCCATGCACCTCTAAGATAGAAATCATCTAGTACCTTTTTCAGATCCAATTTCAATAGATGCCAAAAGGATTTAATAAACTTGAAGTTGTATCCATCCGGTCCAGGGCTTTTGTCTCCATCACAATCCCAAACTGCTTCCTTAATTTCCTCCATATCAAATGGTGTCGTAAGGAGTGCATTATCATCTTGAGATAATTGATTAAAGTGGATACCATCTAGCTTTGGGGGCCTCTCATTGTCCTTGCCAAACTTCCTCTCAAAGAACTCTTTCACTTTTAACTTTATTGATGTCGGGTCTTCTTGCCAAGCTCCTTCCACGTTAAGTCCCACAATagcattttttctccttttccatCTTATCAGGGAGTGAAAGTATTTAGAGTTGGAATCTCCTTCCTTGATCCATCTTGTTCTAGCCTTTTGGTGTAAGAGAGACTCGTTAAGTCTAGCAATCTTCCAAAACTCGGATTGGGTAGCTCTCCTTTCTAATCTTTCCTCCTCCGATAATCCCTCCTCATCCGCTTTTCTATCAAGATCCTCAAGCTTGCGGGCTAATGTATTCCTTTGTTGGTTTAGATCACCAAAGACTTCGGTGTTCCAAATCTTCAGCCGAGTTTTGAGGGCCTTTAATTTTTCCTTGAGAACAAATGCTCCCCACCCTTGAATTTGTAGCTCATTCCACTCCCTCTCAACATAAGCTTTAAATCTTGGGTCTTGTAGCCAACCATTGAGAGTTCGGAAAGGTTTGGGGCCCCAATCATGAGTAGAGATCTTAAGAATTAGCGGGCAATGGTCGGAGATATCTCTACTCATGACTTGTAAAAAACAGTTTGGCCAAGTCTCTAACCACTCCATCGACACAAGCGCTCTATCCAACCTACTCACCGCAAGTCCATTCGGTCGAAACCATGTGAACCTTTTCCCTACCAAAGGTAAATCCAATAGTTCCATGTTATTGATGAAGCTATTGAATTCGATTGTATCTCTACGGTAAGCATCTGAATCAGCTGCACTGCCTCGTCTCTCCTCAGAGGAACGGACAGAATTAAAGTCCCCCAATATGCACCACCGGTAAGTTGGAAAGCTGGTCTTTAGAGTAACAAGTTCTTCCCATTGTTGAATCTTCTCATGCATAGTACAGGAGCCATAGAAGTTGGTAAAAATACAAGGCAAACCATCTTCCCCCCACTCTCCTAGTAAGCAAATAAATCCCCTGCCTATATGCTCCTGAATCAGTTTGAAGGTGCTTCTGTCCCACACACAAAGCAAGCCACCACCTCTGTTAATTGCTGGTAAAAAGGTCCATTCAAATAAATCATCCCCCCAAAGTGATTTGCACAACCTCACATCAATGGTCTCCAACTTGGTTTCTTGGAAGCAGGCGAAATTCACCTCTTCCTTAATAATCAGCTCACGGATAATTCTCCACTTAACACTATTCCCCAAACCTCTGATATTGTAGGTAAGTATCCTCATGGATTATATGCCTCTTCCCCTCTTTGGCTTGTATTAGCTGCCAGGTTCTCCACATCCCTTTGTTCCATAGCCTGAATTCTATCAATCAAAGATTCCTCATTCCCTTGGTATGTGACACCAAGTTCTTTCCCCAGTCCCCATAAATGACTAGCATCAGTTTCCAGAAACTTGTCCCAGAACAGTTTATTGCAATTCATAATGCCAGAGTCAGATAATGAATTGCAAAGGGAAAACATATGCTGCCTAACCTCCTTGCGGTGTTCCTTCATACTTGTGTCACTTGAGCGAGTGCTTCTGTGGCTGCTACCTGAGATTCCTCTTGCATCCTCTAAATCGTCCAACCACGAAGGTTCCTCCCCACTGCGAAGTAATTTTGGCACTCCGTTTCCGTTCTGAGAAGCAAAAGCGTTGTTCCTGTCTGTTGTGGAGTTTTGTGGTTCTGGTTGCTCCACCACTTGATCTAAAAGAAAAGGAGATTTCTCCCTTATATCCAACGGTTCCCCTATACCATTACATTCAGACCAATTCTCAATTGGGTCGGAGGGAGTCATGACCCGTCCTGATTCCCCTTGGCCCTCTAATTGGGCCTCAAATTCAGTGCATACCGGCCCAATAATGTTATCAGTTTGGTTCAAACTAGGAGGTGGGCCCCTCTTCGTTGACTCTCTCCTAACAGACCCCGAGAAACAATTAGCATTAATAGGATTCAATTTTGTCAAGCTAACAAACTCTGTTTCACGCTGCTGCATGTCAGTATCAACGTTCAACTCTTGGTTATCGTTGACCTTGTCGTTTGGCTCCCCCTGTCTTCGAGAGTTACCACTATCATGTTTCTCTGTGGCTTTCTCAGTCTGTTTCTTATACCCTGCTGTCTTAATTTCCTCTTCTGTATTGCCACGCCTACCGCACGTGATATCCTTTGCTAGGGTTTTGGAGTTGCCGCCGTCACCAGGGTGCCCCTCGTTCTCCCAGCCACCGCCTACTTCATCTTCTCCGATTGAAGATAATCCCTCCTCCTTCTCAAGCCACTCAGAGTAAGTGTCTTCAGAGGACGAGCTCGAAGCACATCGACACTGAAGTTGGGGTTCTTGCGTGGCTAGTTCTTCCACCATCCTCACCCAATACACCACACCATTCAGCCTCACCCTCTTTGAGATCTGGATAGACTCCAATAGTGACGTTCTCACCTGCACTCGCGCCACATCCAAAGAGCTAAACGTGGTGGTTCTCTCATCGACTGAGATTAGCTCCCCAACACTTCTCACCAAGGATTCAAAACACTGCCTCGTCCAGAGATTAAGGGGGACCCCTTCGCACCTTAGCCACACCACTCTGTTTCTTGGAACAATAACAGGGCTCCAGGGTTCGAATGAAGAAAAGTGCTCGTTAATCCAATCCATCTCATTCGATAGCATGTAATCTAACTCCCTTCCTTCCTTGCCTGTGAAGAGCACGAGGTTATCTCCCATTGTTCTAACTTGGATTGAGCAGGCACCCATGAGCAGCAATTGTTCTTGCAAGGAGTGTGCTTGTGTAATGTCCTTTATTTCTCCAACATAGCTTCTCCCCAACCAATCTCCAGAGCATGCATCCAAGTGAATGTCTAGGTCCACATTATCCACTACTCTTGTTGACCCTTTCTGAAAGCTCCTTCTTTCCCGGTCCTTCGTGATGTTATGATCTACCTTGCTAGTTCCGTGAACCAGTGCATCAATGTTTCACAGTTAGGTTTTTTTGGTTCTGGCTCTGTTGTTGCCCCTTCCTAACTCCTTTAAGATCACAACTAGTATTGTTGGATGCCCCTGAGATCACTGGATTCTCTCTGTTGGCCTTCGTGAACCTGGGGAGATTAACAAAGAGCTTTCTTCCCCCCACCACCAGCTTATCCAGTTGTTTCACCAACTCAGAAGGATTTGAGACATTCAAGAATCTCACAAATCCAAACCTGTGACCGTACCGATCCCTCTTCTGAGGAATGAATATCTCCCAGACTCTGCCCCAACTTTGAAATGCCTTCCACAGTTCTAATTCTCCAACGCAAGTAGCAATgttagagaagaagaaggaagtgaTGTTACCACCACCATCCCCTTTGAGAGAACTCCTTCGGCCTCCCACCCCACCCTTATCTCCAGTGCTCCAGTAGTCCCGCCGCCCTGCACCTGTTTTCCTCTCCCTCCATACGTTTGCTTTACGTTCCCTCTCCTCCCTCTGTCTCTCtctccactctctctctctcattgttGCTCGTTGTAtactaatttttttgttttctctgtGAGTTGTAGTGCTTATGCGCCATGAGTTATCCGTTGTTTATGCCTTCATGTTTAGGTTTATTGTTATTGAAGGATATTAAAGTTAATTTGATTTTCTTCATGGTCGGAGAggaatttttgaaattaatcaATGCAACCACCATAAACAAATGAATTGAAAAGGAATAAATGGATCCTTGCACAATAGCTATTGATTCATGGTGTTCTGCCAATTCAAAACGAAAAATGTTAATTTGTCCAGTAAAAACCATGGGCAATTGCACATCAAGCAAAAATTATTCATTTGTCTAAGCAGAACGTAACAGTTACAAAGCAGCGAGTGGAGAAGAAGGGGTAGTACATACGGGAGAGGATGcagtttttaaaattcaaaaaagaaatttaaaccCAAATTACAATTATAACCAGAAACTTGTGTTATTTTTAAATTGAGTGATTTGGTTTTTTAGTCAATAAAAAAAGGTGTTGTttgttaacttactccttcacaaaatcaagtggGTGTAAGTTAACCGCCcccatatatatctatatatatatatatatatatatatatagcaaaaAATTAATAACCTTAAACTAGATGACAACATCAAACAAGGTTTATTAAGTGTTTTAATTAATACTGAGGAACCTGAAGATTTGTCTACTTCagaatatgaagaagatgacGAGGTCAACCAAATTGAATACTCAAATGAAACAGACTCTAATTTTTCTGAAAATGAAGAAAGGGAGTGTATAGGTCAAGAtggaacatatatatatatatatatatatatatatatatatatttatttatatatatttatttatatatatttatatttgtacAATCTTAGTCGGTGGTCCTGCAATGAATACCGAGGGATTGTAACACAACAACTTATTGTTTGGCATCTACGTGTAGAAACTGGTTCGTAAGGAGTTCATTTTTCTAAGAGACCTCCAGTGGAAGTTGAACCTTTCATCTTGAGGGACTCGTTTTCTTGTTCTTAGTCTTGTCTTGTTTTGTCTAACTTTTCGATGAATCAAAAAAGAATCTTAGCGTATGTGCTACGTTTATAAGATTTTATGATTCTGCACCCCTTCACTGTTTTCACGTAGAATCACGATTCTGTCAACCTTGCTTGCTAGTTGCGAGAACGTGATGTTGGCTTGATGGCTATATGCCTTCTTTGTCATCCTTTTACTGACCTGCCTCATTCTTATCACAAATTATATATACAATCAACTCTATATACCCCCTTCAGAACTCATACTTTACAAGTCACATACCGCGTACTTATACCCGTACCACGTACTAGAGCATTTAACAAATTTGGTAACTATGGACTGTATCAATATGTTTGGGTTGGATGTTAAATTGAGAATGAGATATACTTGTCATTGCAACAAGCAATTCACGCCGCAATGTCTGCTACCATAGCACCTACAACTCAAccgcaaccgcaatttaaaaccctagGTCAGACGTCAAGTGTGGGCAGTTAGGCTTAGGCTTAACTTTGCCCAGTCTCCACAAAAATCATGACTCCGCCACCGTGACCACACTTTAAAAACTTTAATTTCTCAACAACTGAAGCAAGTACAATTGTTAGGTAACGCTATGTATGCAATGGTTGACTAAGTAGCATTTCATATAAAGAAAATCCTACACCAAAGAAAGTCCTTTTAAAGCACATTGAACGGTATTTTAAAAGCGTTGTTTTGCTATTTTAAAGCGCTTCTGAGACACCTTAAATTAGGCGCTTTAGTGGATAATTAACGCGCTTCCAGATTTTACAAAAAACGCTTTAACATGAACCATCAACCAAACATTTATAATCATTACCAaatcaattaaattataatcattgattatttgatatatgaaataatacaatgatatatttactaaaacatataatttgtttccgaatgatagctcaagtgataagagttaaaTGATATATAAGTTGcgtgagggggggggggggggtcgaAGGACCAATCCCTGGaagatgcaatttatctttctgatgtacaaaaaaaaacatacaattttaattaatgAAACACTTAAGCAAAAGGGCAGATAAATTCAATGTAGTTGGTTCTGCATAACTAACTCACAGATCTTAATAGATGAATATCTGCTAATACAAAAGAGCAGATACAAGGACATCTAATAATATAAGGCAATTTCTGTGGTGCCCGCAACTTTTTTATGGGTAGCGTACAAGAATTGCTTGGACCAATAACATTATTTCATTTGTTTCGATTTTTTTAATCCGGAATAATAGCAGTAGCCTTTCGTAAATCATGAATTTACCCCCTAACTTCATTTATTTATAAGTTGGTCCCT
This is a stretch of genomic DNA from Lotus japonicus ecotype B-129 chromosome 1, LjGifu_v1.2. It encodes these proteins:
- the LOC130710517 gene encoding uncharacterized protein LOC130710517 is translated as MCFPQGNDSWFEDQLRRKVEQGDDTFFWSDVWLNNLKLSERFPRLYSLSTQKEHSIKEMGSWQIGTWSWHFTWRRALRDFEVELFNQLLNILQVFVPSANTSDKWIWLPNPEGIYTVHSAYASLLALSTNTGGDVFKSLWYVPSPSNVLAFTWKMFHDRIQTRDNLRKRQAIPSQSDLRCPFCVSQEETSSHLLFSCPLSWNVWMACYKWFGFYTVLPKDGKEHFLQHIYPWRSNSQKQCAWVVWTAIIWALWNLRNGSIFRNDQLDIDKVLDGIQFRSWSWLRGRKKDFHCSLYEWQVQPALLIAAL